A part of Thermococcus sp. SY098 genomic DNA contains:
- the purF gene encoding amidophosphoribosyltransferase, with product MREKCGVFAAKTENANQKAYYALLALQHRGQESAGISVWRNKIRTYKGLGLVAEVFRGHILNKLRSNISIGHVRYSTFGGLNEAHPLEVECCGKRLALVHNGTLTNYLTLRRKYEGEFKFKTSVDSELLGLIFLKNYSETKDEFEAMRMLFNEVRGAYSLAFLFDGKILVARDPLGFRPLAFGTGDGYYFASEDSALRMFDVETKDVKPGEAFVVSDDVENRVLTKKKHAHCVFEFIYFARPDSVIEGRTVYKARVEMGKQLAKEDNITADVVIAVPDSGRAAAIGYSTESGIPYEEGLIKNRYIGRTFIMPTQFERNFKVRLKLSPVKEVIKDKRIILIDDSIVRGTTMKRIVSMLKKAGAKEIHVRIASPPIRYPCYMGIDIPTRHELIASWKRIEEIGKEIGADSLRYLSIKGLIKAVGLDDLCLACLNGIYPKWAFEF from the coding sequence ATGAGGGAGAAGTGTGGAGTATTTGCAGCAAAAACAGAGAATGCAAACCAAAAAGCATACTATGCACTTCTCGCTTTGCAACACAGGGGTCAAGAAAGTGCAGGAATCAGCGTTTGGAGGAATAAAATAAGAACATACAAGGGGCTGGGTCTTGTAGCTGAAGTTTTTAGGGGACACATTTTAAATAAGCTGAGATCAAATATCTCTATTGGACATGTAAGATACTCGACTTTTGGCGGATTAAATGAAGCTCATCCCCTTGAAGTTGAATGCTGTGGGAAAAGACTTGCCTTAGTTCATAATGGAACCCTGACTAATTATTTGACATTAAGAAGAAAGTATGAAGGAGAATTCAAATTCAAAACAAGCGTTGATAGTGAACTCCTGGGATTAATTTTTCTCAAAAACTATTCAGAGACAAAGGATGAATTTGAAGCCATGAGAATGCTTTTTAACGAAGTCAGAGGAGCGTATTCTTTGGCTTTTCTGTTTGATGGGAAAATCTTAGTTGCCAGAGACCCCTTAGGTTTCAGACCCTTAGCATTTGGAACTGGGGATGGATATTACTTCGCCTCTGAAGATTCAGCACTAAGAATGTTTGATGTCGAAACAAAAGATGTAAAGCCAGGAGAAGCCTTTGTTGTCTCAGATGATGTTGAAAATAGGGTTTTGACTAAGAAGAAGCATGCCCACTGTGTTTTTGAGTTTATTTATTTTGCTCGTCCAGACAGCGTTATTGAGGGGAGAACTGTTTACAAAGCAAGGGTTGAAATGGGAAAGCAATTGGCAAAAGAAGACAACATCACTGCAGATGTTGTCATAGCAGTCCCAGATTCAGGGAGAGCTGCAGCAATAGGCTATTCCACAGAAAGCGGAATTCCATATGAAGAAGGCTTAATAAAGAACAGATACATCGGTAGGACATTCATAATGCCAACTCAATTTGAGAGGAATTTTAAAGTTAGGCTCAAACTCTCTCCAGTTAAGGAAGTCATCAAGGATAAGAGGATAATTTTGATTGATGATTCGATTGTAAGAGGCACCACAATGAAAAGGATAGTTTCAATGCTTAAAAAAGCAGGAGCAAAAGAGATCCACGTCAGAATAGCATCGCCCCCGATAAGATATCCCTGCTATATGGGAATTGACATCCCAACACGACACGAACTTATTGCCTCTTGGAAGAGGATTGAGGAGATAGGAAAAGAGATTGGGGCAGATTCCTTAAGATATTTGAGCATCAAAGGATTAATAAAAGCAGTTGGATTGGATGATCTATGCTTAGCTTGTTTAAATGGCATTTATCCAAAATGGGCTTTTGAATTTTAA
- the purC gene encoding phosphoribosylaminoimidazolesuccinocarboxamide synthase produces MEAYEGKAKKMIPLDEGKYLMEFKDDATAFDGKKKAQFKGKGWLNAQISAKMFKLLEEHGIKTHFIGIAGDNKLIVEKLEMYPIEVVVRNIVAGSLKKRLPLREGTELKEPIVELYYKSDELGDPMINYYHAKILGVSEEEIKEMEKIALKVNGVLREYFKERGILLVDFKLEFGKNAKGEIVLADEISPDTCRFWDAETKKSLDKDVFRFDKGDLISAYEEIYRRIMG; encoded by the coding sequence ATGGAGGCTTATGAAGGAAAAGCCAAGAAAATGATACCTTTGGATGAGGGAAAGTATTTGATGGAGTTTAAAGACGATGCAACAGCTTTTGATGGTAAGAAAAAAGCACAGTTCAAAGGAAAAGGTTGGCTAAATGCTCAGATTTCAGCAAAAATGTTCAAGCTTTTAGAGGAGCATGGTATTAAGACACACTTCATTGGCATTGCTGGAGACAACAAGCTGATTGTGGAAAAATTGGAAATGTACCCAATTGAAGTTGTTGTTAGAAATATTGTTGCCGGTAGCTTGAAGAAAAGGCTTCCATTAAGAGAGGGAACAGAGCTAAAAGAACCAATTGTTGAGCTTTATTATAAAAGTGATGAGCTTGGAGATCCGATGATAAACTATTATCACGCTAAAATTCTTGGAGTTAGCGAGGAAGAAATTAAAGAAATGGAGAAAATTGCACTTAAAGTAAATGGAGTCCTCAGAGAATACTTCAAAGAAAGGGGAATTCTGCTTGTTGATTTTAAGCTTGAGTTCGGCAAAAATGCTAAGGGGGAGATAGTTTTAGCCGATGAAATTAGCCCGGATACATGCAGATTTTGGGATGCAGAAACAAAGAAAAGCTTAGATAAAGATGTTTTTCGCTTTGATAAAGGAGACTTGATTTCGGCATATGAGGAGATTTATAGAAGGATAATGGGTTAA
- the purM gene encoding phosphoribosylformylglycinamidine cyclo-ligase produces MLTYAQAGVDEEKTQRTLKSIISLARATFKLREGKIGVPAKDIGHYAALIDFENFYLAMTTDGVGTKILVAEAVGKFDTIGIDMIAMNVNDLICVGAEPIALVDYLAVREPNDRIFEEIAKGLYEGAKQSGIAIVGGETAVMPDLINGFDLAGTAIGIVEKGKVITGEKIKPGDVVIGIESSGIHSNGLTLARKLLIPKYGLEYEFEGKKLWEHLLEPTRIYVKPILELLKNVEVGGLAHITGGGLLNLKRLTKYGFSLEMPPISGIFKLIYENGVPLEEMFRVFNMGIGLVVIVSQGDKEEALQILNKYYLSYEIGKIIKKPKIKIENYKIMF; encoded by the coding sequence ATGCTCACATATGCACAAGCCGGGGTGGATGAAGAAAAAACACAAAGGACACTAAAGAGCATAATTTCACTCGCAAGAGCAACCTTCAAATTAAGAGAGGGAAAGATAGGAGTGCCTGCTAAAGATATCGGTCATTACGCTGCATTGATTGATTTTGAAAACTTCTATTTAGCGATGACCACTGATGGAGTGGGCACAAAAATTCTTGTGGCTGAAGCTGTCGGAAAGTTTGACACAATTGGAATTGATATGATCGCAATGAACGTAAACGACTTAATCTGTGTTGGAGCTGAGCCCATAGCTTTGGTTGACTACTTAGCTGTGAGGGAGCCTAATGATAGAATTTTCGAAGAAATAGCCAAAGGTCTCTACGAGGGAGCTAAACAAAGCGGAATTGCAATTGTAGGCGGTGAGACCGCTGTAATGCCCGATCTAATCAACGGATTTGACCTGGCGGGTACCGCTATTGGGATCGTTGAAAAGGGCAAAGTCATTACAGGAGAAAAAATTAAACCGGGAGATGTTGTCATCGGCATTGAAAGCTCTGGGATTCATTCCAATGGTTTAACATTAGCGAGAAAGCTTTTAATTCCAAAGTATGGGCTTGAATATGAGTTTGAAGGCAAAAAGCTGTGGGAGCATTTGCTTGAGCCAACGAGAATTTATGTAAAGCCGATTTTAGAGCTTTTGAAAAACGTTGAAGTTGGAGGATTGGCACACATAACTGGTGGAGGGCTTTTAAACTTAAAGAGGCTCACAAAATATGGGTTTTCCCTTGAAATGCCACCAATTAGTGGGATTTTTAAATTAATCTACGAAAATGGGGTTCCTTTAGAGGAAATGTTTAGGGTTTTTAATATGGGGATTGGTCTTGTTGTGATAGTTTCACAAGGAGATAAGGAGGAGGCATTGCAGATTCTCAACAAATATTATTTGAGCTATGAGATTGGAAAAATCATTAAAAAACCCAAAATAAAAATTGAAAACTACAAAATCATGTTCTAA
- the purT gene encoding phosphoribosylglycinamide formyltransferase 2, translated as MIEIRDEIGTPLTDSAVKILLLGSGELGKEIAIEAQRLGIEVIAVDRYPNAPAMQVAHKSYVGNMKDKDFLWSVVEREKPDAIIPEIEAINLDALFEFEKEGYFVVPNAKATWIAMHRERTRETLAKEAKVPTSRYMYATTLDELYDACEKIGYPCHTKAIMSSSGKGSYFVRGPEDVPKAWEEAKKKARGSADKIIVEEHIDFEVEITELAVRHLDENGKVVTTFPKPVGHYQIKGDYHSSWQPAEISEKAERKVYEIAKKITDVLGGLGLFGVEMFVKGDKVWANEVSPRPHDTGMVTLASHPTGFSEFGLHVRAVLGLPIPAIEENGIRKFPILTPAATHVILANQEGYAPKFRGIFKALNIPNTTVRLFGKPSAYKGRRLGVALAWDRDVKVAKRKAEQVAHMIELKTRSGEWQSQEFVKEKHLL; from the coding sequence ATGATTGAGATTAGAGATGAAATTGGAACTCCTCTAACAGACTCTGCTGTTAAGATTCTCCTCCTTGGAAGCGGTGAGCTTGGAAAGGAAATAGCCATTGAGGCTCAAAGATTGGGAATTGAGGTAATTGCGGTGGATAGATATCCCAATGCCCCAGCCATGCAGGTGGCTCACAAAAGTTATGTTGGAAATATGAAAGACAAAGACTTCCTGTGGAGTGTCGTTGAGAGGGAAAAGCCCGATGCAATAATCCCAGAGATTGAAGCAATAAACCTTGATGCACTTTTTGAATTTGAAAAAGAAGGCTATTTTGTTGTTCCAAATGCAAAAGCAACTTGGATCGCTATGCATAGGGAAAGAACGAGGGAGACACTTGCTAAAGAAGCAAAAGTTCCAACATCAAGATACATGTATGCTACAACCTTAGACGAGCTCTACGACGCATGTGAAAAGATTGGTTATCCCTGCCACACAAAGGCAATAATGAGCTCAAGCGGAAAGGGTTCATATTTTGTCAGGGGTCCAGAAGATGTTCCAAAGGCATGGGAAGAGGCAAAGAAGAAAGCTCGTGGCAGTGCTGACAAGATAATAGTTGAAGAGCACATAGATTTTGAGGTTGAGATAACGGAATTGGCTGTAAGGCACTTAGATGAAAATGGCAAAGTTGTTACCACCTTTCCAAAACCTGTGGGGCATTATCAGATTAAAGGGGACTACCACTCAAGCTGGCAGCCTGCTGAAATAAGTGAGAAAGCCGAGAGAAAAGTTTATGAAATTGCAAAGAAAATAACAGACGTTCTTGGAGGCTTAGGTTTATTCGGGGTTGAGATGTTCGTTAAAGGCGACAAAGTATGGGCGAATGAAGTTTCACCAAGGCCTCACGATACTGGAATGGTTACTTTGGCCTCTCATCCGACTGGATTCTCAGAGTTCGGTCTTCATGTTAGAGCGGTTTTAGGCCTGCCAATTCCAGCCATTGAAGAGAACGGTATTAGGAAATTCCCAATCCTAACTCCAGCAGCAACGCACGTCATTCTTGCAAATCAAGAAGGTTATGCCCCAAAGTTCAGAGGTATCTTTAAGGCTCTGAACATTCCGAATACAACTGTGAGATTATTCGGAAAGCCTTCAGCGTACAAAGGAAGGAGATTAGGAGTGGCTTTAGCTTGGGACAGAGATGTGAAAGTTGCAAAGAGAAAGGCAGAGCAAGTTGCTCACATGATTGAGCTGAAAACAAGAAGTGGGGAATGGCAAAGCCAAGAGTTCGTAAAGGAGAAGCACTTGCTTTAG
- the purE gene encoding 5-(carboxyamino)imidazole ribonucleotide mutase, translating to MRVLVVMGSKSDSHIAEKVTKVLDEFGVSYDVEVASAHRNPKKVEELAKKDYDVFIAIAGLSAALPGVIASYTTKPVIGVPVSAKLGGLDALLSIAQMPPGVPVAAVGIDNGKNAALLAIEILALKDESLKKKLEEYRERMRS from the coding sequence ATGAGGGTGCTCGTAGTTATGGGCAGCAAAAGTGACTCCCACATAGCTGAAAAAGTCACAAAAGTGCTGGATGAATTTGGCGTTAGCTACGACGTTGAAGTTGCCTCCGCTCACAGAAACCCAAAGAAAGTTGAAGAGCTGGCAAAAAAAGACTACGACGTTTTCATAGCAATAGCTGGACTCAGCGCAGCTTTACCTGGAGTTATAGCCTCTTACACCACAAAACCTGTTATTGGTGTTCCTGTTTCGGCCAAGCTTGGCGGCTTAGATGCTCTTTTGAGCATAGCTCAGATGCCTCCTGGAGTTCCGGTTGCTGCGGTGGGAATAGACAATGGAAAAAATGCAGCTTTGCTCGCAATTGAGATTTTGGCACTAAAAGATGAAAGCTTAAAGAAAAAGCTCGAGGAGTACAGGGAAAGAATGAGAAGCTAA
- the purD gene encoding phosphoribosylamine--glycine ligase, protein MKVLLVGAGGRESAISEALVKSGAKLYVVAKHVNPGIKRLAECYGLAKETDVTKVLDFALKWNVDLAFIGPEAPLEKGIVNLLEENGIPTVGPSKEAARLETNKAFARALMEKHKIPGRKLFKVFDDVKEMERWIDEFGKPVVVKPLGLTGGKGVKVVGYQLKDNEEAKEYAEHLIKKDGKVLIEERTDGVEFTFQVFTDGKRVIPMPLVQDYPHAYDSDVGPITGGMGSYSCKDHLLPFITKEDYEKALETLKKTVEAMRKEGTPYKGILYGQFMLAKDEPKIIEYNARFGDPEAMNVLPILETPLLEIAEGIVDGNLKKAEFEKKAVVVKYIAPKGYPENPVRGVQIQVDEAKILESGAKIYYASIDENLTLLGSRALAIVGIADSLEEAEKIASAGIKHVKGEIFYRKDVGTRESIDRRIEIMKAIRGE, encoded by the coding sequence ATGAAAGTTCTTTTAGTTGGTGCTGGTGGTAGAGAAAGTGCAATTTCCGAAGCCCTCGTAAAAAGCGGTGCTAAGCTTTATGTAGTTGCAAAGCATGTTAATCCAGGCATTAAAAGGTTAGCTGAATGTTACGGTTTGGCAAAAGAGACAGATGTCACGAAAGTCTTAGATTTTGCTCTAAAGTGGAATGTTGATTTAGCTTTCATCGGTCCAGAGGCCCCTTTAGAGAAAGGCATTGTCAACCTTTTGGAAGAGAATGGCATTCCAACAGTTGGGCCGTCAAAAGAGGCTGCTCGGCTTGAGACGAACAAAGCCTTTGCAAGAGCTTTGATGGAAAAGCATAAAATTCCAGGAAGAAAGCTCTTCAAAGTCTTTGATGACGTGAAGGAGATGGAAAGGTGGATTGACGAGTTTGGAAAGCCTGTTGTAGTTAAACCCCTCGGACTAACAGGTGGGAAGGGAGTTAAAGTAGTTGGCTACCAGCTTAAGGACAATGAAGAAGCAAAAGAATATGCCGAGCATTTGATTAAAAAAGATGGAAAGGTTTTGATTGAAGAGAGAACGGATGGTGTGGAGTTCACATTTCAGGTGTTTACGGATGGGAAGAGAGTTATTCCAATGCCTTTGGTTCAAGATTATCCACATGCTTATGATAGTGATGTTGGACCGATAACTGGCGGCATGGGGTCTTATTCGTGTAAAGATCATTTATTGCCGTTTATTACAAAAGAAGACTATGAGAAAGCTCTTGAAACGCTCAAAAAGACTGTTGAAGCTATGAGAAAAGAGGGAACTCCTTATAAGGGGATTCTCTACGGCCAATTCATGCTTGCCAAAGATGAACCGAAAATCATTGAATACAATGCCCGCTTTGGTGATCCAGAGGCTATGAACGTTCTACCGATTTTGGAAACACCTCTGCTTGAAATAGCTGAGGGAATAGTCGACGGAAATCTCAAGAAAGCGGAGTTTGAAAAGAAAGCTGTTGTTGTGAAGTACATTGCACCAAAAGGCTATCCGGAGAATCCAGTAAGAGGAGTTCAAATCCAAGTCGATGAAGCTAAAATTTTGGAAAGCGGAGCAAAGATTTACTATGCTTCAATTGATGAGAACCTAACTCTTCTCGGTTCAAGAGCTTTAGCAATTGTTGGAATTGCTGATTCATTGGAAGAGGCAGAAAAAATTGCTTCGGCTGGAATAAAGCACGTCAAGGGTGAAATATTCTACCGCAAGGATGTGGGAACAAGAGAGAGCATAGACAGGAGAATTGAGATTATGAAAGCGATTAGGGGTGAATGA
- a CDS encoding formate--phosphoribosylaminoimidazolecarboxamide ligase family protein, translating into MITREQILEVLEKYNKENIIIGAIGSHSALDIADGAKEEGFKTLIVSQKGRHRTYAHYFKKKRTKDGLTKGFIDEVIILEKFAEIVEIQEELRKRNVIFIPNRSFVVYTGIDNVENDFLVPLFGSRNLLRSEERSEEKSYYWLLEKAGLPYPEKIEDPKDINELVIVKLPHAKKRLERGFFTAASYKEFKEKAEKLIKLGVITEEDLAKARIERYIIGPVFNFDFFYSPIDQEIELLGIDWRFETSLDGHVRLPAHQQLTLPEHQFEPEYTVCGHTSSTLRESLLEKIFDMAEKYVEATQKYYSPGIIGPFTLQTALDKDLNFYIYDVAPRTGGGTNIHMAMGHPYGNALWRKDMSTGRRIALEIKRAIELDELEKVVT; encoded by the coding sequence ATGATTACAAGAGAGCAGATTTTGGAGGTTTTGGAAAAATACAATAAGGAGAACATAATCATTGGGGCAATTGGGAGTCATTCAGCTTTGGATATAGCCGATGGAGCCAAAGAGGAAGGCTTTAAAACACTCATAGTTTCCCAAAAAGGGAGACACAGAACTTATGCTCACTACTTCAAGAAAAAGAGGACAAAAGATGGTTTGACTAAGGGTTTCATTGATGAGGTAATAATTTTAGAAAAATTTGCTGAGATAGTTGAGATTCAGGAAGAGCTCAGAAAGAGAAACGTCATCTTTATCCCAAACCGTTCGTTTGTTGTCTATACGGGCATTGATAATGTTGAAAACGACTTTTTAGTGCCGCTCTTTGGAAGCCGTAATTTGCTCAGAAGTGAAGAGAGAAGTGAAGAGAAGAGCTACTACTGGCTCCTTGAAAAAGCTGGCTTGCCTTATCCAGAGAAAATTGAAGATCCAAAGGATATAAACGAGCTTGTAATAGTTAAACTCCCTCATGCAAAGAAAAGGCTTGAGCGCGGTTTTTTCACCGCTGCAAGCTACAAAGAGTTCAAAGAGAAGGCTGAGAAGCTGATAAAACTTGGTGTAATCACAGAGGAGGACTTAGCCAAAGCGAGGATTGAGCGCTATATCATTGGTCCAGTGTTTAATTTTGACTTCTTTTACTCTCCGATAGATCAGGAGATTGAGCTTTTAGGTATTGACTGGCGCTTCGAGACAAGCTTAGATGGACATGTTAGGTTGCCAGCTCATCAACAATTGACTTTGCCAGAGCATCAGTTTGAGCCAGAATATACTGTCTGCGGTCATACAAGCTCGACTTTGAGAGAGTCTTTGCTTGAGAAGATCTTTGACATGGCAGAAAAATATGTTGAGGCGACGCAAAAATACTATTCGCCTGGAATAATTGGACCTTTTACTTTGCAAACAGCTCTTGATAAAGATTTGAACTTCTACATCTACGATGTTGCCCCAAGAACGGGTGGAGGGACAAATATCCACATGGCTATGGGTCATCCTTACGGAAATGCACTGTGGAGGAAAGATATGAGCACCGGAAGGAGAATTGCGCTTGAGATTAAGAGGGCTATTGAATTGGATGAGCTTGAGAAGGTTGTTACGTGA
- the purS gene encoding phosphoribosylformylglycinamidine synthase subunit PurS, translating to MKYKAKIIVRLKEGLNDPEGRVIGKALKNLGYKIEDLKVPKYFELVFESENPEKDVKEMCKRLLANPVIHTYEYQIEPLGE from the coding sequence ATGAAGTATAAGGCAAAAATCATTGTCCGCCTAAAGGAAGGGCTTAACGATCCGGAAGGGAGGGTAATTGGAAAGGCTTTGAAGAATTTGGGCTACAAAATTGAAGACTTAAAAGTGCCGAAATACTTTGAGCTCGTTTTTGAGAGTGAAAATCCAGAGAAGGATGTCAAAGAGATGTGCAAACGCTTGCTTGCAAATCCAGTTATCCACACCTACGAGTATCAAATCGAGCCCTTAGGTGAGTGA
- the purQ gene encoding phosphoribosylformylglycinamidine synthase I: MPKFAVIVFPGTNCDFETVEAIKKAGGKAERVWYKESLKDFDGVVLPGGFSYADYLRAGAISARAEIMEEVEELAKDGKPVLGICNGFQILTEAKLLPGALRPNKIPRFLCKWVHLRVADTETAFTSFYKEGEVIRMPIAHAEGNYYTNNLSKVRIVFQYSDENGNINEESNPNGSIFNIAGISNGNGNVLGMMPHPERASDRWLGSEDGLKVFKSMVEHAKR; the protein is encoded by the coding sequence ATGCCAAAGTTCGCTGTTATAGTGTTTCCAGGGACAAACTGTGACTTTGAAACAGTTGAAGCAATTAAAAAAGCTGGTGGAAAAGCAGAGAGAGTTTGGTATAAGGAAAGCTTGAAAGATTTTGATGGTGTTGTTTTGCCTGGCGGTTTTAGCTATGCTGATTACCTAAGGGCTGGAGCGATAAGTGCGAGAGCTGAGATAATGGAAGAGGTTGAAGAGCTTGCTAAAGATGGAAAGCCAGTGCTCGGAATATGCAACGGTTTTCAAATTCTAACTGAAGCTAAGCTTTTGCCCGGTGCTTTGAGACCAAACAAAATTCCAAGATTCCTGTGCAAGTGGGTCCATCTTAGAGTTGCAGACACTGAAACAGCTTTTACAAGCTTTTACAAAGAAGGGGAAGTCATTAGAATGCCAATAGCTCATGCTGAGGGCAATTATTACACCAATAATTTGAGCAAAGTTAGGATAGTCTTTCAATACAGCGATGAGAATGGAAATATTAACGAAGAATCAAACCCCAATGGTTCTATTTTCAACATAGCGGGAATAAGCAACGGGAATGGCAACGTTCTCGGAATGATGCCTCATCCAGAGAGAGCGAGTGACAGATGGTTAGGAAGTGAAGACGGGCTAAAGGTGTTCAAATCTATGGTGGAGCATGCTAAAAGGTGA